The nucleotide sequence CCAGCCTGGTGACCGCACAGGTCAACTCGTGACCGGAAGGACTTCCCGAGTGCGCTCGGGTGCATGACCAGGGGGGCGCTGCGAGCCACCACGAGCGGCCCGCAGCGCCTCCCTATCCATCTGCGGTGAAGGGGCGTGCCGGTGGGCGTGCGCGACCCCCCGCGCGCCGGTGGCACTCCGGTCCTTCCACCGGGCAGGTGACCCGCCGGGGTGAACCTCCGGGCGGCGGACGGGGATTCCCTACGATCGTGCCGTGTCTCTCTTCACGCTCGAACGCACGGTCCCGCTCTCCCTCGACGAGGCGTGGCGCCGACTCACCGACTGGCCCGGCCACGGCGACCTGGTGCCGCTCACCCGGATGACGGTGGCCACGCCCCCGCCGACCGGTGTGGGCACCCGCATCGTCGCCCGTACGGGGGTCGGCCCGCTGCTCTTCGACGATCCGATGGACATCACCGTGTGGTGCCCTCCGCTGGACGACGAACCGGGGCTGTGCCGCCTGGAGAAGCGCGGCCGGGTGGTCCTGGGCTGGGCGGAGATCGAGGTGCGGCCTGGGCCCGGCGGGCGGACCCGCGTGCTGTGGCGGGAGGAGCTGCGGGTGTCCTTCCTGCCGCGCGCCTTCGACGGCGTGGTGACGAGCGCCGCCCAGACCATGTTCGGACGCGTGGTGAACGGGCTGCTCAGGCGCGGGTGAGTTCAGTCCGTACGGCCCGTGACCGCGACCGTCACCCCGAGCCCGACCATGGCGAGCCCGCCCGCGCCGCCGACCGCGGCGAGCCGGCGCGGGGACCGGGCGAACCAGCCCCGCGCGGCGGAGGCGGCCAGCCCCCACGCGCTGTCGCAGGCCAGGGCGATGGCGTTGAACACCAGCCCGAGCAGCAGCATCTGGACCGGGACCCGGCCCTGGGCGGGGTCGGTGAACTGGGGCAGCACGGCGGCGAAGAACACGATCGTCTTGGGGTTGGCCACCCCGACCACGAAGCCGTCCCAGAGGGTGCGCGGACCGCTGTGCGCCGGGGCGTCCCCCGTGAACGCGGCCTTCATCGAGCCGCGTCGGCGCCACGCCGTGATGCCCAGGTACACCAGATAGGCGGCGCCCGCGAGTTTGAGCACCGTGAACGCCAGGAGCGAGCGCTCGACGACCGAGCCGACGCCGAGCGCCACGGCCGCGACGAGCACATAGGCGCCGAAGGTGTTGCCGACGACGGTGGTGAGTGCCGCGCGGCGGCCGTGGGCGAGGGCCCGGCCGATGACGAACAGCACGCTCGGTCCCGGCACCACGATCAGCAGCAGGGACAGCGCGGCGAAGGCGAGGAGCCGGTCGGCGGGGAGCATGCCCTCATGCAAGCACGCCCGCCGCACCGGCCGTAACCAATTTTCCGCACGCTCTCAGGCCGGTGACCCCACCCCTAGGGGGCCGTCGTGGTGGATCGGGGTGTGCGCGCCGGTCAGCGGGACCCCGGTGCCGCCGCGCCGCGCCGCGACGATCTCCGCCGCGATGGACAGCGCCGTCTCCTCCGGGGTGCGGGCGCCCAGGTCGAGCCCGATCGGCGAACGCAGCCCGGCCAGCCGGCGTTCGGTCACGCCCGCCTCGCGCAGCCGCTCCAGCCGGTCGAGGTGGGTGCGGCGGGAGCCCATCGCGCCGACGTAGGCGACCGGCAGGCGCAGGGCCAGCCGCAGCAGCGGTACGTCGAACTTCGGATCATGGGTGAGGACGCACAGCACCGTGCGGGCGTCGGTGGCGGTGCGCTCCAGGTAGCGGTGCGGCCAGTCGACCACGACCTCGTCGGCCTCGGGGAACCGGGCGCGGGTGGTGAACACCGGCCGCGCGTCGCACACCGTGACGTGGAAGCCGAGGAACTTGCCGACGCGGACCAGCGCGGCCGCGAAGTCGACGGCGCCGAACACGATCATCCGGGGCGCGGGGACGGCGGACTCGATCAGGACGGTGACCGGGGAGCCGCAGCGCGCGCCGCGTCCGCCGACCTCGACGGTGCCGGTGCGGCCGGCGTCCAGGAAGGCGGCGGCCTCGGCGGCGACGGTGTCGTCCAGCTCCGGGTGGCCGCCGAAGCCGCCGTGCCGGGTGCCGTCGCCGTGGACGAGCAGGGCGCCGCCGAGCAGGGCGGGCGGTCCCGTCACGATCCGGGCGAGCGCGACCGCCCCGCCGCTCGCGGTGGCGGCCAGCGCGGCGGCGAGCACCGGCCGGACCGGCCCGGCGGCATGGACCGGGAGCACCAGGACGTCGATGGCGCCGCCGCAGGTGAGCCCGGTGCCGAGGCCGTCCTCGTCGTCGTCGTCTTCGTCGTCGTCGAAGCGTTCCAGCACCGGCCGGCCGTCCGCCAGCGCCTGTCGGCACAGCTCGTACACCGCGCTCTCCACGCAGCCGCCGGAGACCGAGCCGACGGCCGTGCCGACGGCGTCGACCGCGAGGGCGGCGCCGGGGCGGCGCGGGGCGCTGCCGCTGACGGCGACGACGGTGGCGACCGCGAAGTCACGGCCCTCGGCGGCCCACGCGTTCAGTTCCTCGGCGATGTCCAGCATCTGTCGGTCTCCTGGGGAATCGCTCTCATGCCGTGCCGGTGAGGTGCTCGGGCCGTACCGGGGTGCGGTTCAGCTCCAGTCCGGTCGCGGCGCGGATGGCGGCGAGCACGGCCGGGGTGGACGACAGGGTGGGGGCCTCGCCGGCGCCCCGCAGGCCGTAGGGGGCGTGGTGGTCGGCGAGTTCGAGGATGTCGACCGGGATGGTCGGGGTGTCGAGGATGGTCGGGATCAGGTAGTCGGTGAAGGACGGGTTGCGCACCTTCGCCGTGACCGGGTCCACGAGGATCTCCTCCATCACCGCGACGCCCAGACCCTGCACGGTGCCGCCCTGGATCTGGCCGAGGACGGAGAGCGGGTTGAGTGCCTTGCCGACGTCCTGGGCGCAGGCCAGCTCGACCACCTTGACCAGGCCGAGCTCGGTGTCGACCTCGACGACGGCGCGGTGCGCGGCGAAGGAGTACTGCACATGTCCGTTGCCCTGGCCGGTGCGCCGGTCGAAGGGCTGGGTCGGCCGGTGCCGCCACTCCCGCTCGACCTCGACGCTCTCCCCCTCCAGCACATCGGCGAGGTCGGCGAGGACCTCACCGCCGTCGGTGACCACCTTGCCGCGCTCCAGCAGGAGTTCGGCGGTCGCCCAGGCCGGGTGGTGGGTACCGAACTTGCGGCGGCCGATCTCCAGCACCCGTTCCCGCACCAGCGCGCAGGCGTTGCGGACGGCGCCGCCGGTGACGTACGTCTGGCGGGAGGCGGAGGTCGAACCGGCGCTGCCCACACGGGTGTCGGCGGGCTGGATGGTGACCTGCTCCACGCCGAGTTCGGTGCGGGCGATCTGCGCGTGCACGGTGACCCCGCCCTGGCCGACCTCCGCCATCGCGGTGTGCACGACGGCGACTGGTTCCCCGCCGACGACCTCCATGCGGACCTTGGCGGTGGAGTAGTCGTCGAACCCCTCGGAGAAACCGACGTTCTTGATGCCGACCGCGTAGCCGATCCCGCGTACGACGCCTTCGCCGTGCGTGGTGTTGGACAGGCCGCCGGGCAACTGCCGTACGTCGGCGCCCTCGCTGGATTCCCACTGGCGCTCGGGCGGCAGCGGCATCGCCTTGACGCGACGCAGGAGTTCGGCGACCGGCGCGGGTGAGTCGACCACCTGCCCGGTGGGGAGGGTGCTGCCCTGCTCCATGGCGTTGAGCTGCCTGAACTCCACCGGATCCAGCCCGAGTTCCCCGGCCAGCTTGTCCATCTGTGCCTCGTAGGCGAAGCACGCCTGGACCGCGCCGAAGCCGCGCATGGCCCCGCAGGGCGGGTTGTTGGTGTAGAGCGCGACGGCCTCGATGTCGACGTCGTCCACGTCGTACGGCCCGATGCCGAGGGAGGCGGCGTTGCCGACGACGGCCGGGGACGCGGAGGCGTAGGCGCCGCCGTCCAGGACGATCCGGCACTTCACGTGGGTGAGCAGGCCGTCCCTGGTCGCGCCGTGCTCGTAGGTCAGCTTGGCCGGGTGGCGGTGGACATGGCCGAAGAAGGACTCGAAGCGGTCATAGACGATCTTCACCGGGCGGCCGGTGCGCAGGGCCAGCAGGCAGGCGTGGATCTGCATCGACAGGTCCTCGCGGCCGCCGAACGCGCCGCCGACCCCGGCCAGCGTCATGCGGACCTTGTCCTCGGGCAGGCCGAGGACGGGGGCGATCTGGCGCAGGTCGGAGTGGAGCCACTGGGTGGCGATGTAGAGGTGGACCCCGCCGTCCTCCTCGGGCACGGCGAGCCCGGACTCGGGGCCGAGGAACGCCTGGTCCTGCATGCCGAAGGTGTACTCCCCGCGCACGATCACATCGGCCCGCTCGGCGGCCGCGGCCGCGTCGCCGCGCACGATGGGCTGGCGGTGCAGGATGTTGGGGTGGGACACGTAGGGGGCGTGGTGGTCGGTGCGGCCCTCGTGGACCAGGACCGCGTCGGGGGCGGTGGCGGAGAACTCGTCGGTGATGACGGGCAGTTCGCGGTACTCGACCCGGATCTTGGCGGCGGCCCGGCGGGCGGTCTCGGGATGGTCGGCGGCGACCGCGGCGACGGGTTCGCCGTGGTGACGGACCTTGCCGTGGGCGAGGACCGGGGTGTCCTGGATCTCCAGGCCGTAGGTGCGCACGTCGGCGGGCAGGTCGTCGTAGGTCAGGACGGCGTGCACACCGGGCAGGGCCAGGGCCTCGGAGACGTCGATGGACACGATCTCGGCGTGGGCGACGGTGGAGCGCAGCAGGTGGCCCCAGAGCATGTCCTCGTGCCACAGGTCGGAGGAGTAGGCGAACTCGCCGGTGACCTTGAGGATGCCGTCCGGGCGGAGCGTGGACTCGCCGATGCCGCCCGCGGTCTGGGCACCCTGGGTGATCCTGGTCGGGACGCCGGCCGGTCCGGTTCGGGGCATCTCAGACCTCCTCGGCCTGCCGGGCGGCCGCCAGGCGGACCGCGTCCATGATCTTCTCGTAGCCGGTGCAGCGGCACAGGTTGCCCGAGAGCGCTTCGCGGATGTCGGCGTCGGTGGGCTCGGGGTTCTGCGCCAGGAGGTCGTCGGCGGCGACCAGCAGGCCGGGGGTGCAGAAGCCGCACTGGACGGCGCCCGCGTCGACGAACGCCTGCTGGACGGGCGCGAGTCGGGTGCCGTCCCCCGGCACCGGCCGCCAGTCGCGGGCCTCGTCGAGGCCGACACCGGGCGCGGCGGTCCGGCGCCGTTCGGCGTGGTCGGCCAGGCCCTCCACCGTGACGACCTCGCGGCCCTCGGCCTGGCCCGCCGCGACCAGGCAGGAACAGACCAGCTCGCCGTCGAGGCGGACGGTGCAGGACCCGCACTCGCCCTGTTCGCAGGCGTTCTTGGCGCCGGGCAGGCCGAGGCGTTCGCGCAGCACGTACAGCAGGGACTCGCCCTCCCAGACGTCGTCCGCCTGCTGCGGGCGTCCGTTGACGGTCAGACTGACACGCATCACGCGGCTCCTTCGGTGGCTCGGCGCTCTCCGCGGTACGACTCCCAGGCCCACATCAGCGTGCGGCGGGCCAGCACGCCGATCGCGTGGCGCCGGTAGTCGGCGGTGCCGCGCACGTCGTCGATGGGGTTGCAGGCGGCGGCGCACAGGGCGGCGAACCGCTTCACGGCCGAGGGGGCGATCACCTGGCCGTTGTCCCAGAACCCGCCTTCCTCCAGAGCCGAGTCGAGGAACTGCTCGGCCACCTCCGCCCGGATCGGCGTGGGTGCGGCGGAGCCGATGCCGGTGCGGACCGTTCGGGTCTCGGGGTGCAGGGCGAGGCCGAAGGCGCACACCGCGATGACCATGGCGTTGCGGGTGCCGACCTTGGAGTACTGCTGGGGGCCGTCCGCCCGGGCGATCCGGACGGCGCGGATCAGTTCGTCGGGCTGGAGGGCGTTGCGCTTCACCCCGGTGTAGAAGGCGTCGATCGGGATGAGCCGGGTGCCGCGCGCGGCCGACTCGACCTCGACCTCGGCCCCGGCCGCGAGCAGTGCCGGGTGCGCGTCACCGGCGGGCGAGGCGGTACCGAGGTTGCCGCCGACGCCGCCCCGGTTGCGGATCTGCGGTGAGGCGACGGTGTGCGCGGCGAGCGCGAGACCGGGCAGCTCGGCGCGCAGATGACGCATGATCCGCGCGTACGGGACGGAGGCCCCCAGCCGCACGGTGTCCGCGCCGGTCTCCCACTCGGTCAGCTCGCCGATGCGAGTGAGGTCGAGGAGGTGGGTGGGGCGGCGGTGGTCGAAGTTGATCTCCACCATCACATCGGTGCCCCCCGCGATCGGCACGGCGGTGGGGTGCTCGGCCTTCGCGGCGAGCGCCTCCTCCCAACTGGCGGGGCGAAGGAAGTCCATGGCCGGCCCTCTTCTTCCGTCTTGTGGCACGGGGGTCGTGAGGTCAGTACACCCGTCTTGTTCCAACGGGGTCAGTCACCGAAAACCCGAAGGAGTTGGCTGGCCACGGCGGTCATCTTGTAGATTCGTATGAACGAAGGCCATCGGCAACCTCTCTGTTTTCCCCGTGAAACACAGGAGACACCGCAGGTGCGGGGCACGGCCCGCGCGCCCCGCACCGGCTCCGCCTCCGTCACCCATCAGGATCAATCGAAGTTTCGACACAGAACGGCGGCGACGAGATGCGGCTGCGCGCACTGCTGGACACCGACGCGCTGGGGCTGCGGCTGCTCGGCGGCGAGGACGAGCTGGACCGTACGGTCCGCGGGGTCATGACCACCGACCTGCGGGACCCGAGCCGCTATCTCTCCGGGGGTGAGCTGGTCCTCACGGGCCTGGCCTGGCGCCGCGACGCCGCCGACTCCGAGCCGTTCGTCCGCCTCCTGGTGCAGGCCGGGGTCACCGCCCTGGCGGCCGGGGAGGCCGAGCTGGGCGACGTACCGGAGGACCTGGTGCTGGCCTGCGCCCGGCACCGGATGCCGCTGTTCGCCGTGCACGAGTCGGTGGCCTTCGCCACCATCACCGAGCATGTGGTGCGCCAGGTGTCCGGCGAGCGGGCCGGTGACCTGGCCGCCGTGGTGGACCGGCACCGGCGGATGATGACCTCCGGCCCCGCCGGCGGCGGCCCGGACGTGGTCCTCGACCTGCTCGGCAGCGACCTCGACCTGCGCGCCTGGGTGCTCTCCCCGACCGGGCGGCTGATAGCCGGGTCCAAGGTCGCGGGCCCGGCGCTGCCGCCGGAGACCTGCGCGCGACTGGCCGCCGAGCATCTCGCGGCCGTGCGCACCGGGCGGCGCGGCCCCCACCGGGTCCAGCTCGACGGCACCACGTACTCCCTGTTCCCGGTCCGCTCCTCCGGCCGCGCCCCGCAGGCCGTGCGGGACGTGCGCGAGACCGTGCTGTCGGACTGGCTGCTGGCCGTCGACGCGGACGCCGCCGACTGGCCCGAGGAGCGGCTCGACCTGCTCCGGGGCGTGACCCAGTTGATCGCCGTCGAGCGGGACCGGCGCGACGCCGCCCGCACGGTGCGGCGCCGCCTCGCCCAGGAGGTGCTGGAGCTGGTGCAGAGCGGCGCCGCGCCAGCCGAGATCGCGGCGCGTCTCCGCGTCGCCGCGCCGGTGCTGCTGCCGGGGCTCGGGGCGGCCCCGCACTGGCAGGTGGTCGTGGCCCGCGTCGAGTGGGAGGACGGCGCCGTCGCGGGCGGTCCTGTCGCGCAGTCGCTGCTGGAGGAGGTCCTCGTCGACCCGCTGGCCACCGGCCCGGAGCCGGCCGACCGGGTGGCCGTGGCGCACACCGGGGACGAGGCCGTGGCGCTGGTGCCGCTGCCCGCCGTCTCCGCCGAGCACGACGGCTCCGAGGCCGGCCTGCACGCCGACGCCCTGCTGCGCTCGGTGCGCGAGGCGCTGTCGGCGGGGCTGGAGGGCGACGGGCGGCTCACCCTCGGCGTCAGCGCCGCGGTGCACTCGGCGGAGGGGCTGCGCGGGGCACTGGAGGAGGCCCGGCACGCCCGCCGGGTCGCCGCCGCCCGGCCCGGCCGGGTGTGCGCCGCCGGGCACCAGGAACTGGCCTCGCACGTCCTGCTGCTGCCGTTCGTCCCGGACGACGTGCGCCGCGCCTTCACCGCCCGGCTGCTGGACCCGCTCACGGAGTACGACCGCCGCCACCGGGCCGAGCTGATCCCGACCCTGGAGGCGTTCCTCGACTCCGACGGCTCCTGGACCCGGTGCGCGAGCCGGCTCCATCTGCACGTCAACACCCTGCGCTACCGGGTGGGCCGCATCGAGCAGTTGACGGGCCGCGACCTGTCGCGCCTGGAGGACAAGCTGGACTTCTTCCTCGCCCTCAGGATGAGCTGAGCGCACCCCCACGCCCGTGATCAGCGGCGGTCGGCGCCGGGGACCGGATTCGATCTTCCGGCGCCACCGGCTGGCCGATCGGCCACCGCTCCGGAACTTTGTGAAAAGTTTCACCCACCCTCTTGGCCCGGCCCGGTGATCGGTGCTGGAATGCACGCCACCACTCAACAGCTCGACGGCGTGCTCGGGGAGGGCAACGTGGCGCATCCCGCCATGTCTGGTAACGGAACGACCGCCGATGACGATCCGCTCCAGACAGCGGTGTGGCGGCTGCGCTCGCGGGCCTGCTGGGCCGACGCCGCGGCCCTCCTGCCCACGGACACCCCGAGGGCGACGCTCCAGCGGGCCGCGCTGCTGGTGGAGCGGTGCCTGTACACCGAGCGGGGCTGGGAGGCGGCCGAGGACGCGCTGCGCACCGCCGAGGCGCGGGCCCACAGCGACGAGGAGCGCGGGGCGGCCGCCTGCGAGCGCGGCCAGCTCGCCTACACCGCCACGCTGCACGGCGTACGAGACCGGGCGGACGAGGCACGGGCCGCGCTCGGCCGGGCGGCCGCGCTGATCCCTCCGGGGGCTCCGGGGCGGGCCCTGCTGGACTTCCGCCGGGGGCTGCTCGCCGAGAACCTGGCTCATGCCCCGCAGGCCGCCCGCGCCGCCTACCGCCGGGCCCACGCGGGCGCGACCGCCCAGTCCGAGCCGCTCCTGCTGTCCTTCACCTGGCGCCACCTCGCCGGACTGGCCCTGCGCGAGGGCGAGTTGGCCGAGGCGCGGCACGGCTTCACCGAGTCCCTCCGCCTGCGCGAGGAACTCGGCTACCTGGTCGGCACGGCGCCCGCCCTGGTCTCCCTCGCCGAGACCGAGCCCGAACCGGAGGCATCCCGCCTCCGGGAAGAAGCCCGGCGCCTCTTCCGCCTGCTCGGCGGGGTCCCCACCTGGCTCGCGGACCACCTGACCCCACCGGCACCGGGGGCGGCCACGGCCTGACGGACTACGGCTCCGCTCAGTCCCGCTGGGCGAAGTGCTCGGCGACCAGTTCCCCCACCGCGTCGAGGTCGCCGGAGGCCAACGCGTCCAGCAGGGCGGTGTGCTGGGCGGCGTCCCGGAGCAGGACGGCCCGGTGCTGGCGGGGCGGGGTGCCGACCAGGGGCCACTGGGCGCGGCGGTGGAGGTCTTCCGCGATGCGGAGGAGCTGTTCGTTGCCCGCGAGGGCGAGGAGGGCGCGGTGGAAGGCGCGGTCGGCCTCCGCGTACCGGGCGGGACAGCCGGAGGCGGCGGCGCGGGCCGTGTCCTCGGCGAGCGGGCGCAGCTCGGCGAAGCGGTTGGCCGCGACGGTGCCGGCCAGCCGCAGCAGTACGGGGACTTCGAGCAGCGCCCGCACCTCCGCCAGCTCGGCCAGCTCGCGGGCACCACGCCGTACGACCCGGAAGCCCCGGTTGGGGACGACCTCGACGGCGCCCTCCAGCGCGAGTTGCTGCATGGCCTCGCGGACCGGGGTGGCCGAGACCCCGAAGCGCTCGCCGAGCACCGGTGCCGAATAGACCTCGCCGGGGCACAGTTCGCCCGTCGTCAGCGCGGTGCGCAGCGCGTCGAGGATCTGGCCGCGCACCGAGGCCCGCTGCACGACCGTGCGCGGCCGGGGAAGCGGTGGCTCGCTGTGCGTGTGCTCACCGCGCACACCGGAGGTGCCCGCCGCCCGCTCGCGGATCTCGGCGGCGCCGGACCGGGCCGGCACCCGCGGGGGTGCGGGCTGCGCGGCATGCCAGGGCAGCCCCGTCCCGGAGACGTCGTGCAGGCCCTGGTTCACGGGTCCTCCTCGGGCTGGTCGGCGGCCGGGGCTTCGGGGGCGCCCGGCCCTGGGGCCGGGCCCCGGGACACGGACGACGGACCGTCACATGTCCGTCAAGCACCTTAGGCGCAGGAGGCGGCAGTTCAAATTCCCGGAGAGACGGGTAAGGTTAGGCTTACCTCTACACCCGCCCCCGTGTTCGAAGGATCGGTGGTCCCGCCATGCTCGCTACGGCCTCGCCGCTCACCGCCGCGTACGCCCGGCTCGGCGAGGTCTATCCGGGGCTGAGCGTGACGGTCCTGGAGGACGCGGCGGACGGGGTGCTGCCCGCGGGCGACGGCTGGGTGAGCGCCGACGGGCTCGCCGCGGGCGGGGTCCAGCTCGACTCCTTCCTCGCCTGGGACGACGCCCAGGTGCTGCGGGACTACGGCCGGGCCGCCCGCCCGGACGTCATCGCCGGCTTCGGCCTGCACCGCTACGCCTGGCCCGCCTGCCTCCTGATCACCGTCCCCTGGTTCCTGCAGCGCCGAGTGCCCCGGCTGCCCGCGGCCCACGTCGCCTACCACCGCACCGAGGGCCGCATGGCCGTGCGCCCCGCCGGGTTCGCCTGCCTGCCGGACGACCCGGCGGCCGGACTGCCCGAGGCTGTCGTGGTGGCCGACGAGGAGGCGCTTCGGGCCGAGGTGCGCGCGGCCGTCGCCGAGCACCTGGAACCGGTGCTGGGCGGCTTCGGGCCGCGCATGCGGCGGCGCGGCCGCGCCCTGTGGGGCATGGCGACGGACGAGGTCGTGGAGAGCCTGTGGTACCTCGCCTCCCTGTTCGGCGAGGGCGAGGAGGGGCGCGCGGTGCGCGAGCTGGAGCTGCTGCTGCCGGGCGCGACCGCGCCGTACGCGGGCTCGGCCGCCTTCCGTGAGCTGACCGGCCCGGGCGGCGAGCCGCTGCCCACCCGCGACCGGGTCAGTTGCTGCATGTTCTATACGCTGCGCCCCGAGGACACCTGCGCCACCTGCCCGCGCACCTGCGACAGCGACCGGATCGCCAAGCTGACCGCCGCCGCGGCCGCCTGAGGCCGCCGGAACCACTCGTTCGAGCACCGCTAATCGAACTCAACCGCCCCTTCACCGCGATGAGTTCGAGCAAAACACGGTCACCTCCCCGACCTCGGGCCCCTTTGGCGGTCCATTGCCTCGAAATCCCCGGCCGGTCGCCGGGAATGGGTCACTATGACGGGCGATACGCCCTATCCCAAGGCAAGGGACCCCTGATGCGAATGACCGACATATCGCTGAACTGGCTGCTTCCGGGCGCCGTGCTGCTCCTGGGCCTGCTGGCGGCGATCGCGGTGCTCGCGCGCGGCAAGCGCTCTTCCGGGGAGAAGACAGCCGCGGACGACTCCTGGGAACGCAGCGAGGAGCGCCGCAGGCGCAAGGAGGCCTTCTACGGAAGCGCCTCGTACGTCCTGCTCTTCTGCTGTGCGGCGGTGGCCGCCGCCCTCTCCTTCCACGGCCTGGTCGGCTTCGGCGAGCAGAACCTCGGGCTCACCGACGGCTGGCAGTACCTGGTGCCGTTCGGCCTGGACGGCGCGGCCATGTTCTGCTCGGTCCTCGCCGTGCGCGAGGCCAGCCACGGCGACGCCGCCCTGGGTTCCCGGATGCTGGTGTGGATGTTCGCCGCCGCCGCGGCCTGGTTCAACTGGGTGCACGCGCCCAGGGGGATGGGCCACGACGGGGCGCCGCAGTTCTTCTCCGGCATGTCCCTCTCGGCGGCAGTGCTGTTCGACCGCGCGCTGAAGCAGACCCGCCGGGCGGCCCTGCGCGAACAGGGTCTGGTGCCGCGCCCGCTGCCCCAGATCCGCATCGTCCGCTGGGCGCGGGCGCCCCGAGAGACCTACCGGGCCTGGTCGCTCATGCTCCTGGAGGGCGTGCGCAGCCTGGACGAGGCGGTCGAGGAGGTGCGCGACGACAAGCGGCAGAAGGACGAGGCACGCCAGCGCCGGCGCGACCAGCAGCGGGTGGAACGCGCCCAGTTGAAGGCGCTCAGCCGAGGCGCCCGAGGCGTCGTGACGCGGACGCCCGCACGGACGGTGGAGGTGCAGATGGACCGCGCCCCCGCCTCCGCGACCGGGGAGCCCGCCATAGCGGCGCCGGACAAGCTGACCGCCCGCCAGCGGCCGTCCCTGCAGTCGGTGCGCAAGGGCGGTGAACCCGTCACCGTCGACCTCACCGCGGAGGACGACACGATGGCACTGCCCCGGCTCGACTCGCTGGAGCGCAAGCTGAAGGACCTCGAGCAGCAGTTCGGTTGAGTTCCGTCACGGCGGGGGCGGGGAGGCGATCCTGATGAATCGCTTCCTCGCCCCCGCCGCCGTGTCCGCCTACGCGGCCTCCGCGCCCAGCTCGAACCACACCGACTTGCCGACGTCGTGCGCCCGTACGCCCCAGGCGTCCGCGAGGGACTGGACCAGGACCATGCCCCGGCCGTTGGTGTCCTCCTCGGGCTCGGGGGTGCGCACCTGGGGGCCGCGGGCCACGAAGTCCCGTACCTCCACACGGAGTCCGCGCGGGGAGACGACGGCGGTGAGGACCGCGTCGTCATCGGTGTGCACCAGGGCGTTGGTGACGAGTTCGCTGGTGAGCAGTTCCGCTATGTCGGACCGGTCCGGCCGGTCCCAGTGCCGCAGCAGGGCGCGCAGTTCGCGCCGCGCCTCGGGCACCGCCGCGAGGTCGGCCCTCACCAGGTCCCGTCTGAGCCGCTGGGCCTCACGCGTGCCGCCCGTCTCGTCGTCCCCCATGTCCGCCGGAGAGGCCCCCACCGCCACGGGACCACCCCCTCGCGCCTGCATCGTCATGACCCCCGCCCACACGTCGCCGGCCCTCCCCCTTCTGGTCGACCGCGTCCACGACGGATGCTTGCCCAGCGGGCCACCGGCCAGTCATGGCCGCCGTGCGACCGCCGGGTCTTCGGCCACGCACGGTGGTCGCACGGGCGGCCCGGCCGGCGTCCCGGAAGCCGTACGGAAAGCGCCGCGGCGGCCTGAAGACGTCGCAGGAGCCGACTGACGACTCCTGCGGGCCCATTCGGACACCCACTGCCCCCAACCGGTCACACGCGGTGAAACTGACCGGAAATCACCGCTTCCGGGGGCCGGTTCAGGGCCGGGGCACGTTGCGGATTCAGGGCCGGGGCATGTTGCGGAGGTTGGAGCGCGCCATCTGCAGCATCCGGCCGACCCCGCCGTCCAGCACGATCTTCGACGCGGACAGCGCGAACCCGGTGACCATCTCGGCCTTGATCTTCGGCGGGATCGACAGGGCGTTGGGGTCGGTGACGACGTCCACCAGCGCCGGACCCTTGTACCTGAAGGCGTCCTTGAGCGCCCCTGCGAGCTGCTTGGGCTTCTCCACCCGCACCCCGAAGGCGCCGCAGGCGCGGGCGACCTCGGCGAAGTCGGGGTTGACGTCGGTGGTGCCGTACGAGGGCAGGCCCGCGACCAGCATCTCCAGCTCCACCATGCCGAGCGCCGAGTTGTTGAACAGCACGATCTTCACCGGGAGATCCTGCTGCACCAGGGTCAGGAAGTCGCCCATCAGCATGGTGAACCCGCCGTCACCGGACATGGAGACGACCTGCCGGTCCCGGTCGGTGAGCTGGGCGCCGATCGCCATGGGCATCGCGTTCGCCATCGAGCCGTGCGAGAAGGACCCGATGATCCTGCGGCGGCCGTTGGGCGAGATGTAGCGCGCGGCCCAGACGTTGTTCATCCCGGTGTCG is from Streptomyces seoulensis and encodes:
- a CDS encoding FAD binding domain-containing protein, which translates into the protein MDFLRPASWEEALAAKAEHPTAVPIAGGTDVMVEINFDHRRPTHLLDLTRIGELTEWETGADTVRLGASVPYARIMRHLRAELPGLALAAHTVASPQIRNRGGVGGNLGTASPAGDAHPALLAAGAEVEVESAARGTRLIPIDAFYTGVKRNALQPDELIRAVRIARADGPQQYSKVGTRNAMVIAVCAFGLALHPETRTVRTGIGSAAPTPIRAEVAEQFLDSALEEGGFWDNGQVIAPSAVKRFAALCAAACNPIDDVRGTADYRRHAIGVLARRTLMWAWESYRGERRATEGAA
- a CDS encoding PucR family transcriptional regulator; translated protein: MRLRALLDTDALGLRLLGGEDELDRTVRGVMTTDLRDPSRYLSGGELVLTGLAWRRDAADSEPFVRLLVQAGVTALAAGEAELGDVPEDLVLACARHRMPLFAVHESVAFATITEHVVRQVSGERAGDLAAVVDRHRRMMTSGPAGGGPDVVLDLLGSDLDLRAWVLSPTGRLIAGSKVAGPALPPETCARLAAEHLAAVRTGRRGPHRVQLDGTTYSLFPVRSSGRAPQAVRDVRETVLSDWLLAVDADAADWPEERLDLLRGVTQLIAVERDRRDAARTVRRRLAQEVLELVQSGAAPAEIAARLRVAAPVLLPGLGAAPHWQVVVARVEWEDGAVAGGPVAQSLLEEVLVDPLATGPEPADRVAVAHTGDEAVALVPLPAVSAEHDGSEAGLHADALLRSVREALSAGLEGDGRLTLGVSAAVHSAEGLRGALEEARHARRVAAARPGRVCAAGHQELASHVLLLPFVPDDVRRAFTARLLDPLTEYDRRHRAELIPTLEAFLDSDGSWTRCASRLHLHVNTLRYRVGRIEQLTGRDLSRLEDKLDFFLALRMS
- a CDS encoding GntR family transcriptional regulator, encoding MNQGLHDVSGTGLPWHAAQPAPPRVPARSGAAEIRERAAGTSGVRGEHTHSEPPLPRPRTVVQRASVRGQILDALRTALTTGELCPGEVYSAPVLGERFGVSATPVREAMQQLALEGAVEVVPNRGFRVVRRGARELAELAEVRALLEVPVLLRLAGTVAANRFAELRPLAEDTARAAASGCPARYAEADRAFHRALLALAGNEQLLRIAEDLHRRAQWPLVGTPPRQHRAVLLRDAAQHTALLDALASGDLDAVGELVAEHFAQRD
- a CDS encoding (2Fe-2S)-binding protein, which encodes MLATASPLTAAYARLGEVYPGLSVTVLEDAADGVLPAGDGWVSADGLAAGGVQLDSFLAWDDAQVLRDYGRAARPDVIAGFGLHRYAWPACLLITVPWFLQRRVPRLPAAHVAYHRTEGRMAVRPAGFACLPDDPAAGLPEAVVVADEEALRAEVRAAVAEHLEPVLGGFGPRMRRRGRALWGMATDEVVESLWYLASLFGEGEEGRAVRELELLLPGATAPYAGSAAFRELTGPGGEPLPTRDRVSCCMFYTLRPEDTCATCPRTCDSDRIAKLTAAAAA
- a CDS encoding DUF2637 domain-containing protein codes for the protein MRMTDISLNWLLPGAVLLLGLLAAIAVLARGKRSSGEKTAADDSWERSEERRRRKEAFYGSASYVLLFCCAAVAAALSFHGLVGFGEQNLGLTDGWQYLVPFGLDGAAMFCSVLAVREASHGDAALGSRMLVWMFAAAAAWFNWVHAPRGMGHDGAPQFFSGMSLSAAVLFDRALKQTRRAALREQGLVPRPLPQIRIVRWARAPRETYRAWSLMLLEGVRSLDEAVEEVRDDKRQKDEARQRRRDQQRVERAQLKALSRGARGVVTRTPARTVEVQMDRAPASATGEPAIAAPDKLTARQRPSLQSVRKGGEPVTVDLTAEDDTMALPRLDSLERKLKDLEQQFG
- a CDS encoding ATP-binding protein, with the translated sequence MAVGASPADMGDDETGGTREAQRLRRDLVRADLAAVPEARRELRALLRHWDRPDRSDIAELLTSELVTNALVHTDDDAVLTAVVSPRGLRVEVRDFVARGPQVRTPEPEEDTNGRGMVLVQSLADAWGVRAHDVGKSVWFELGAEAA